The genomic window GTATGGGACTGTTGGACGGCCATGTTTGAACTTTCCTTCTTTGTTttttaaccttttttttttgcttgtgcgTAAATACCTGGATTAGCATCTCATGAGGTGTGGTATATATGGAATTTGCTAGATTTGGCACGCAACAGTGTTTACTACAttccttttatttttctttttgtctttttagTTGTTTAGGGCCGGCTGGCGTTGGGGGGTTCTTACGAGAATACCATCTTGAATTTGAGTTCCTACCTTGAGAAAGACGATTTTCTTGTGATGAATATGCTGATACTGCGTCAAACTGATGTCGCCTGCTTACTTGTGGTTCGTGTATGGAGCGAGGACCATATATGACTGCCGTATTGCTCTCCGTCGTCAGCTCAAGCCCTTCAACATTAGAGCCGTGGTAGGTTCTGGGACTTGCCTGTCTGTCTCTACCTCTGTTCCAGGGACGTAAGAAAATAAATCCATCGTGTTCCACCTCAGGACCGCCACGTATTGTCTGCACCTACAACccaacgtaggtaggtatgcaagCATTGATCCAAGGTCACACCAACTGGGTGAAATGTGAGTCAACTGGCACATACAAACATCGAGACAAAAAGAGGAATATAGCACAAGTTTCATCACCAACTCCGTCTCCTGCCCCCCATACAATGACACAAAGACTTCCCTCATTGTCCCATCAAATGCAAGAGAAATCACCGTGTCGATAGTAATACGGACAAAGGATGAAGAAATAAATGACGCGCACTTAGGTATCTATGGATGCTTTGGTTCCCCAATGTATAAGAATAAGAATGTATAGAAAGAATACTCGCAAAAAACCCTGCCCTTGTAACAAAATAATCCCTTATTTCCCTTTCCAAAACCTATTTAATGATTCGCAATTCACCAGCCGGGCCACAAGTCTTTATACTTTCTCGGCAGTTGTAGCATCTGGCTTCTCCCCACCGTGGCCAGCCTCCAGGTCATCGTCAATGCTCTTCTCACGAGGGACGTCGGCGATGCCGGCCGGCAGCTCCTGCTCAAACTTGCGACCCTTGCGCTCGGGTCCAAACGCCGTCCACGTGGCGATGCCCATGGCGATGATGGCGGTGGCGATGCCCATGGTCGGACCGTAGGCCTCGACAATGTCGCCCTTGTGGTTGCGGATGAAGTTGGTCTCGGCGATGGCGTTAACAATCTGGGCCGACGGCGACGAGATCATGTTACCCAGCTGGTAGGTGATACCGGGGAACGACGAACGGAAGGCGGCTGGCGACAGCTCGTTCAGGTGGATGGGGATGACTCCCCAGGCACCCTGCACAAAGAACTGCATAAAGAAGCCCGAAGCCGAGAGCGAGCGCTCGCCGGCAGGGAGGATCCAGGCCGGGATCAAGCAGGCACTGATCAGGGCGCTGAGGATGATGGCGCGACGGCGTCCGAGCCACTGCGAGACGTAGCCGATGATGGTGCCGCCAACACAGGCTCCAGCCTTCATCAAGATGGAGGCACGCGACGCGCCGGCATTGTCGAGCTCCTTCTCCGAGAGCATGAAGGTGGTGTAGCTGTCCTGAGAAGTATGACTGTAGACTAAATGGGGGAAAAGTCTCCATGTTAGCTTTGTTTGTGCATGATGACCAATTAGCAATATCGGAAAACCCCTTAAAGAACTCACAGTTAAACCAAGTCATCAACACGATGCAGTAGAGACACAGCTTCCACTCTGCAGCCAGcatcttcttcgtctcctcCCAGAAAGCAACCGGGTTGGCCTTGTTCTTGCCGAGCTTGCGTGCTTCAATGAACTGCTGCGACTCGGGGAAGCAGCAGCGAATGAGGCCGACACCGATTGAGATTCCGGCGGCGATCCAAAACACCGTCTTCCAGCTGTCGGTCGCGCCACCAACACCGAGGTTGGCGCATGCTGCGCAGACGTAGCCGAAAGAGTAACCCTGCTGGAGGATACCCGACATGAGACCACGTGCGTCTACTGGGCTGTTCTCGAGAGCCATGGCGATAGCATTGCCATAACTAGAATGCAACAGGTCAGTGACGGTTTCAGGAGGGATGGGCACACAATGGCCAAAAAGCAAGAGACTGGACAAAACACAACTTACACTCCACCCATGAACAGGCCAAACAAGGCTCGCACGGCCAAGAACTGCTGGAAAGTCGTGCTGTAGATGGTGGCGATTTGCAAAATACCGAGCACAATCATGTTGACCACCATGGGCCACTTGCGTCCCCACTTGTCACCGGCGAGGCCAAAGATGGCCGCTCCCACGCTGCGGAGCAGCAGGGTCAGGGTGATAGCCGTCGTGATCTCCGTCTTTGTGGTGCCGTAGTAGTCGGCCAGCTTCTTGGTCTGGATGGAGAGGGCGTGAAAGTCAAAGGCGTCGGCGCTCCAGGCCGCGAAGCCCACGATGAAGAAGAGCCAGTCCTTGGCCGACAGCTGCGCCATCAGGCTGATGGGGTTCTTGAGCGGCGCCGGCGACTGCCACTCGGTGTGCTGCTCGCCCACCT from Pyricularia oryzae 70-15 chromosome 4, whole genome shotgun sequence includes these protein-coding regions:
- a CDS encoding carboxylic acid transporter; translated protein: MASPSQNEPADPIARGVFPAAKQAFGDLFKWKQRVVVTNEVGEQHTEWQSPAPLKNPISLMAQLSAKDWLFFIVGFAAWSADAFDFHALSIQTKKLADYYGTTKTEITTAITLTLLLRSVGAAIFGLAGDKWGRKWPMVVNMIVLGILQIATIYSTTFQQFLAVRALFGLFMGGVYGNAIAMALENSPVDARGLMSGILQQGYSFGYVCAACANLGVGGATDSWKTVFWIAAGISIGVGLIRCCFPESQQFIEARKLGKNKANPVAFWEETKKMLAAEWKLCLYCIVLMTWFNFYSHTSQDSYTTFMLSEKELDNAGASRASILMKAGACVGGTIIGYVSQWLGRRRAIILSALISACLIPAWILPAGERSLSASGFFMQFFVQGAWGVIPIHLNELSPAAFRSSFPGITYQLGNMISSPSAQIVNAIAETNFIRNHKGDIVEAYGPTMGIATAIIAMGIATWTAFGPERKGRKFEQELPAGIADVPREKSIDDDLEAGHGGEKPDATTAEKV